The Pradoshia eiseniae DNA segment AAAGCCTCAAAGAAAGCAGGTGTATTATCCTTCTTCGTGATAATGCAGCTTACAATAAAGGAAGAATCCTCCTTGCCATTAAGCTGTTCTTTGACCAATTCATATTGCTCATCATTCATCAATGCCTCAATCAGCCACGTGCTCGCCTCATTTTCTTTATTAATGATAAGGCCATCAACAATTTCAATATTTTCCGGCTCTCCGTCCTCTGGAATTAGCTGCAGTGAAACAAGCTTAAATGTCTTC contains these protein-coding regions:
- a CDS encoding YwpF family protein, which codes for MKTFKLVSLQLIPEDGEPENIEIVDGLIINKENEASTWLIEALMNDEQYELVKEQLNGKEDSSFIVSCIITKKDNTPAFFEAFFENARVMEDYVSVLFIGKLRNRRREMAELLLDDLVDEGFTGAELKSAFRDSLRSGSR